Within Patescibacteria group bacterium, the genomic segment GCCGCGGGAGCGACTGGTCATCTTGTCCATAATCACTGTCGCAGAAACAACGGTTCCTGCTTGTTCGAAAGCCTGTTTCAGGCCATCGTTGGTGGTGCGATATGCGAGTCCACCAATATATAACTTGGTTGCCATAACACTAACTTAACTTTACTATTTAGCTTTTAAAGTCTACTTGAATAATTTGATTCAGTCAACACTTCTTTTACTTACTTCAAGGCACTGTTCTCGGCATCGGCCTACTTTCCCGTTAAGTATCATCGGCGCTGAAGGGCTTAACTGCTGAGTTCGGGATGGGATCAGGTGGGACCCCTTCGCTCAGGACACCGAGAACACTACCTTGAAATTAATTTATTTGATCAA encodes:
- a CDS encoding RNA-binding protein, translated to MATKLYIGGLAYRTTNDGLKQAFEQAGTVVSATVIMDKMTSRSRGFGFVEMGSDEEAQAAISMWDGKELDGRRLKVNEARPMENRRP